A segment of the Dissulfuribacter thermophilus genome:
CAATTCAGAAAGCTTTACCCCTTGAGAACCCAAGGCAATTGATAAATTCCTCGGTATAGGGCTCAAAATGCCCATTTTTTTTGCGAGCTCTCTAATGGCATCTACACCTACTAACCTAGCCACCTTAACTGCTATGACATTGCGGGAGTGCTCTAGGGCAGTACGTATGGTGATAGGCCCCATGTAAGTTTGATCGAAGTTTTCTGGTTCCCACGGATTTTCTGGGTCCAGCCCTGGAAGGGAAATGGGTTCGTCAACGAGTAGGGTATTTGGTAGTATCAACCCCCTCTCCATGGCAGCAGAATAAACAACAGGTTTGAAGGCAGAACCTGGCTGGATCAATGCCTGCGTAGCGAGATTGAATTTGTTTTTCGAAAAATCAAGTCCACCGACCATGGCAAGAACTTCGCCAGTCTCAGCCCTCATAGCCAAAAGCGCTGCTCTAACGTGTTTTTTGAGAGATTTATCTTCAGGATGCCTTGAGAGTAATTTTTTGATCCCTTTTTGCACCTCTGAGTAGGCACGCTCCTGCAACGAAGCATCAAGTGTTGTCTTTATTATGAACCCTCTGGTGTAAAGTTCCTCTTCCCCATACCTTCTAACGAGATCCTTTCTAAGATCCTGCAGAAAATATTCGATCCCCTTTGGAGTATCCAGTTTAAACTTTTGAAATCTAATAGGTTCGTCTATGGCATCTCTCATTTCCTCTTCTGTAATAAAACCCTCCTCTGCCATACGCCTTAACACATATAATTGGCGTCTTTTGGCCCTATCAAAATGTTTAAGGGGGTTATATTTACTGGGAGCTTGAGTAAGCCCAGCTAGTAGGGCAGCTTCAGATAGGGTTAGGTCCCAGACGTTTTTATTGAAGTAGGTCCTTGAAGCTGCCTCTACTCCATAGGCCCCCTCACCCAAATATATGTGATTAAGATATATTTCGAGAATCTCATCCTTTGTAAGGACGTGGTCGATTTTCCAGGCTAAAATTGCCTCTTTTATCTTTCTGCTCCAACTCCTCTCTGGACTAAGCAATAATGCCCTTGTCACCTGCTGGGTAATAGTACTTGCGCCCTGAATAATCGTTCCAGCCTCGATATTTTTTATAAAGGCCCTTATGATTCCCAGGAAATCTATGCCAGGATGTTCATAAAATCTCGCATCTTCAGCAGCTAAAAATGCATCCTTCAAAAACTCTGGCATAACACTCAACGGTACTACCCATCTCCTCTCTTCATACCAATAGGCAAGTGGAACGCCATTTCTATCAAGAACTTCTGTTACCTGTTTGGGCCTATATGAATTTATGCTGGATATCTCTGGAAGATCTAGGAGCATATATCCGAGATATGCACATCCTATCCCTAAGGTAATGAATACGGCCCAAAACCACAGGGAAAAAATTAAAAACCTTGGACCTAAAATTCGTTGAGATGATGAACGTGACTTTCTACGGGTTTTCTTTCGGAGATAACTCATAGCTTTTCATATTAACTCATGGGTCATATAGTGAAAAGATTGAGACCTAAATTTTGCACGGCAAAGGGGGGCAAAGATGGTTTTTTAAATATTATTACAGCATGTTGGATAAAACAAATCCATACATAATATTCATTTTTTCAATTAGGCATGGGCCGTATTTTTTGCCCCCCTTTGCCGCCCTTCGGAAATGGCGATTTCGCCCGATCTGCCTTGTTGCGAGGGGCTTGAAGTACCTAAGTACGTCTGCACCCCTCGCGCCTAGCATCTCAGGCAAACTCGCCATTTGCAAAATTTAGGTGAAATAAAAATTTATCAGAAAATCTTATAATTTCAACGTTTATTATTAATTATTCAAACTTGACAATCTAAAAGGCATAAGATATTTTCTTGTGCCCTTTTGACCAAATTAGGAATGAAAAATCTTGACTCTGTTCCTAGGATTGTTAAAATTAATTTATGATTCAAAAAGACCTTAAAAACTTTTTTTTAACAATAACTCTAACGGCATTGATTATTGGTGCGGTTTATGGTGGCGTTTTTTACCTTTCCAAGACAGGAGAGATTCGCATAGTTGAAGGCGGTGAAGTTCCTTACACCATAAGGCAGGTTGAGACGATGATGCGTTATCATGGCGCTATTGTGGCAAGGTTTGATGGCAAAAGATGGTGTTTTTTAAAAGACGGAAGATGGATTGCCATAGAAAACGGAAACGCACTAAACTATGCACTCAAGGAACAGCCAAAAGCAAGTCAATCTATGTAGGCAAGATCCACATTGAAACTCCTACTTTTTTTTGCCAAATCCTTTGAATACAGGCCATTTAAGAAGGTCCTCGATCACGTAGAGGATGTATCCACCCAGGGTGCCAAATGGTCCAATACTGTAGTGGTCTTCTTCCAATTTGAGGAAGAAGACCTAGAAAAGGGACCGGAACTCGTTAGAAAACTGGTAAAAAACATCAAATGGATTTCAGGAAAATTCTCCACAAAAACTGTAGTCTTTCACTCATTTAATCATCTTTCATCCAGTAAGGCCCCTTCCTGGTTTGCCCAACCCAAAATTGACCAGGCAAAAAAAAGGCTTGAAAACAGTGGTTATACTGTGGGTGAAACACCCTACGGTTATTTAAATGAATGGTCAATACATGTAAGTGGCGAATCTCTGGCAAAAGTCTTTAAGGAGTTATAGAACATGACAAATGATAAACTTGGTACAAAAGATGTAATATGGGATCTCTCTCATCTGTATAATGGTTCAGACGACAAACGCATAACAGATGACACAGTCGAAGTCATCGAAGAGGCAAAAAGCATTGAGGCCCAATATGCTGGGAAGGTCAAAGACCTATCTCCAGAAGAATTGTTAGAACTTGTAAAAAAAATAGAATACCTTAGCGCAAAGTTTGCCAAGATCTCTTCATTTGCTCAGCTTGATTTTTCAACCGACTGTACCAATCCACAAAAGAGCGCTTTTCTACAAAAGGTCAGGGAAAACGGGGCAGCTCTTCAAAGACACCTAGTTTTTTTGAATTAGAATGGCAAAAGGTCCCAAGTGACGCCGCTAATTCTATCCTAAATAATCCGTGCCTTAAAGACTATAGACACTACCTCACCTTCCTAAGGCGTTTTTCACCACACACACTAACAGAGGCTGAGGAAAAAATCCTGATAGAAACCAGCCCAGTGGGAAGGTCGAGTTGGATTACCCTTTTTGAAAAAGTTATGGCCACTCTTGAGTTTGGAGAGGAAAAAAGGAGTCAGGAACAGGTACTCTCAGACCTCTATTCCCCAGACAGATCGATTCGAATCAAGGCACATAAGGATTTTACCCAGGGCCTTTTAACACAAGAACACGTGCTTACCCATTGTTTTAACACAGTGCTCCAAGATAAGGCCATTGAAGATAGGTTAAGAAAGTACCCCAACTGGTTAAGCTACATGAACCTTACTAACGAGATACAAGACGAAACAGTCGATGTACTCGTAAAGTGTGTGACCGATCACTATTCAATAGTGGAAAAATACTATGATAAAAAAAGACAAATTCTCGGCCTAGATAAACTCTATGACTACGATAGGTACGCCCCCATTGAAGGAATCCCAGATGAGATCATACCATGGGAGGAAGCTAAGGAGATCGTACTCAGTGCATATTATGATTTTTCAGAGACATTTGGCCAAATAGGAGAACGCTTTTTTGAAGAAAGATGGATTCATGCACCAGTGCTTCCAGGTAAAACAAGTGGAGCCTTTTCGCATTCAACTGTTCCTGAGGCTCACCCCTATATTCTCGTGAACTATACTGGAAAGATCCGTGATGTCGAAACTCTCGCCCATGAACTAGGACACGGAATCCATCAATACCTTTCGAGAAAA
Coding sequences within it:
- a CDS encoding threonyl-tRNA synthetase editing domain-containing protein gives rise to the protein MKLLLFFAKSFEYRPFKKVLDHVEDVSTQGAKWSNTVVVFFQFEEEDLEKGPELVRKLVKNIKWISGKFSTKTVVFHSFNHLSSSKAPSWFAQPKIDQAKKRLENSGYTVGETPYGYLNEWSIHVSGESLAKVFKEL
- a CDS encoding M3 family oligoendopeptidase, whose amino-acid sequence is MGRSSWITLFEKVMATLEFGEEKRSQEQVLSDLYSPDRSIRIKAHKDFTQGLLTQEHVLTHCFNTVLQDKAIEDRLRKYPNWLSYMNLTNEIQDETVDVLVKCVTDHYSIVEKYYDKKRQILGLDKLYDYDRYAPIEGIPDEIIPWEEAKEIVLSAYYDFSETFGQIGERFFEERWIHAPVLPGKTSGAFSHSTVPEAHPYILVNYTGKIRDVETLAHELGHGIHQYLSRKVGYFNSHTPLPLAETASVFGEMLVFKKLLERFQDEKVRRALICEKVESIFATVFRQIAMNRFEDAIHNARRTKGELSPQEFGKFWYETQKAMFGDSVELTDEYSHWWSYISHFIHAPGYVYSYAFGELLVLSLISMFEQGQDGFVEKYIDLLSSGGKSDPYELLEPFNIDLNDTAFWNEGLKKIDEMVDSVNV
- a CDS encoding penicillin-binding protein 1A, yielding MSYLRKKTRRKSRSSSQRILGPRFLIFSLWFWAVFITLGIGCAYLGYMLLDLPEISSINSYRPKQVTEVLDRNGVPLAYWYEERRWVVPLSVMPEFLKDAFLAAEDARFYEHPGIDFLGIIRAFIKNIEAGTIIQGASTITQQVTRALLLSPERSWSRKIKEAILAWKIDHVLTKDEILEIYLNHIYLGEGAYGVEAASRTYFNKNVWDLTLSEAALLAGLTQAPSKYNPLKHFDRAKRRQLYVLRRMAEEGFITEEEMRDAIDEPIRFQKFKLDTPKGIEYFLQDLRKDLVRRYGEEELYTRGFIIKTTLDASLQERAYSEVQKGIKKLLSRHPEDKSLKKHVRAALLAMRAETGEVLAMVGGLDFSKNKFNLATQALIQPGSAFKPVVYSAAMERGLILPNTLLVDEPISLPGLDPENPWEPENFDQTYMGPITIRTALEHSRNVIAVKVARLVGVDAIRELAKKMGILSPIPRNLSIALGSQGVKLSELVQAYSTFPNLGKSVRPQLLLSIEDRSGNVLESFTPVKKQALSKVTSYEMLHLLEGVVQHGTGRRARALGVPVGGKTGTTNDYRDALFIGFTRDVVCGVWLGRDDRKSLGRLETGGRAACPVWTSFMKWTIDKSSEQMEFDVPQGIVVVPVNKRTGEIVTSLRDLNQKKNIVWEALPQSAVPEIKSSRFFRDFNLFFWQR